The following proteins are co-located in the Primulina tabacum isolate GXHZ01 chromosome 11, ASM2559414v2, whole genome shotgun sequence genome:
- the LOC142519001 gene encoding protein RAE1, which translates to MATFGAASANVNPNRSTEVVQSPNDSVSSLCFSPKANFLVATSWDNQVRCWEVMKTGTTLNSVPKAAMSHDNPVLCSAWKDDGTTVFSGGCDKQVKMWPLLSGGQPVTVAMHDAPVKELAWIPEMNLLVTGSFDKTLRYWDLRQQSPTWVQQLPERCYALTVRHPLMVVGTADRNLIVFNLQNPQSEFKRVVSPLKYQTRCVAAFPDQQGFLVGSIEGRVGVHHLDESQSSKNFTFKCHRDGNDVFSVNSLDFHPIHHTFATAGSDGAFNFWDKDSKQRLKAMQRCNQPIPCSTFNNDGSIYAYSVCYDWSKGAENHNPSTAKTYIYLHMPQEAEVKGKPRTGAGGRK; encoded by the exons ATGGCTACATTTGGCGCTGCATCCGCTAACGTAAACCCCAACCGTTCAACCGAG GTTGTACAATCTCCAAATGATTCGGTGTCAAGCCTCTGTTTCAGTCCCAAGGCTAATTTCCTTGTCGCTACTTCGTGGGATAATCAG GTACGATGCTGGGAGGTAATGAAAACGGGGACCACTCTCAACTCCGTTCCTAAGGCAGCAATGTCACATGATAATCCG GTGTTATGTTCAGCATGGAAAGATGATGGGACAACTGTGTTTTCTGGGGGCTGTGACAAGCAAGTGAAGATGTGGCCATTACTGTCTGGTGGGCAGCCTGTCACTGTGGCCATGCACGATGCTCCAGttaaggagctggcttggatcCCAGAGATGAATCTCTTAGTCACAGGAAGTTTTGACAAGACTCTAAG GTACTGGGATCTGAGACAGCAAAGTCCAACTTGGGTCCAACAACTTCCGGAGCGCTGTTATGCTCTTACTGTCAGACATCCTCTTATGGTGGTTGGCACTGCTGATAGAAATCTCATAGTTTTCAATTTGCAGAACCCGCAG TCTGAGTTCAAGAGAGTTGTATCACCTCTGAAGTACCAGACTAGGTGTGTTGCTGCTTTCCCTGATCAGCAAGGTTTCTTG GTTGGCTCGATTGAAGGAAGAGTTGGCGTACACCATCTGGATGAATCACAgtcaagtaaaaattttactttCAAATGCCATAGAGATGGCAATGATGTTTTCTCGGTCAACTCACTGGATTTTCACCCC ATTCATCACACATTTGCCACTGCTGGATCAGATGGGGCGTTCAACTTCTGGGACAAAGATAGCAAACAGAGGCTTAAG GCTATGCAGAGATGCAATCAGCCCATTCCTTGCAGCACTTTCAACAACGATGGTTCCATATATGCATATTCG GTTTGTTATGACTGGAGCAAGGGTGCTGAAAATCACAACCCATCAACAGcaaaaacatatatttatcTACATATGCCTCAG GAGGCCGAGGTCAAAGGCAAACCACGAACAGGAGCTGGCGGTAGAAAGTGA
- the LOC142519864 gene encoding secreted RxLR effector protein 161-like gives MSNPGVYHWQAVKWRLRYLNGSVKHGLKFSKPDIGVKLVVYVDSNYANDRDNRKSTTSYVFTLCGACISWKSQLQYIVALSTIESEYVVVTEVLKEAIWLKGLISEIGFLEGEVVVFFDSQSGIQLCKNPYNLLSVCYILVLVLTFVFCKWGNDNGCR, from the exons ATGTCTAATCCTGGTGTTTACCATTGGCAAGCTGTCAAATGGCGCTTGAGATATCTGAATGGTTCTGTGAAGCatggtttaaaattttcaaaacctGATATTGGTGTTAAATTGGTTGTATACGTGGATTCTAACTATGCAAATGATAGGGACAACAGAAAATCAACAACTTCTTATGTGTTTACATTGTGTGGTGCTTGTATTAGCTGGAAATCCCAACTACAATACATTGTTGCTCTTTCAACCATTGAATCTGAGTATGTTGTTGTCACTGAAGTTTTAAAAGAAGCTATTTGGTTGAAAGGTCTTATTTCTGAAATTGGTTTTCTTGAAGGTGAAGTTGTAGTATTTTTTGATAGCCAGTCTGGTATACAACTGTGTAAGAATCCC TATAACTTACTTAGTGTTTGCTACATATTGGTACTTGTACTAACTTTTGTTTTCTGCAAGTGGGGCAATGATAATGGCTGCAGATGA
- the LOC142517711 gene encoding beta-xylosidase/alpha-L-arabinofuranosidase 2-like gives MAPARHVFPLCFYVFCIILSNSRLTSGQNKPVFACDVSSNPGLKNFSFCDSSLDIKTRVSDLVSRLTLQEKIGWLVNGAKGVSRLGIPNYQWWSEALHGVSYVGPGTKFSGLVPGATSFPQVILTAATFNESLFETIGKVVSTEARAMYNVGLAGLTFWSPNINIFRDPRWGRGQETPGEDPVLSSKYGAGYVRGLQQRDDGDKERLKVAACCKHYTAYDLDNWKGFQRYNFDAVVTKQDMDDTFQPPFKSCVLDGNVASVMCSYNQVNGKPTCGDPDLLAGVIRGQWNLNGYIVTDCDSLNEMFYTQKYTKTPEETAALSVNSGVDLNCGDFLSSFALGAVTKGLLNETVIDRAMSNNFATMMRLGFFDGDPSKQIYGNLGPKDVCTEANQELAREVARQGIVLLKNTEGSLPLSATSIQNLAVIGPNSNATHTMLGNYEGTPCKYTSPLKGLAALVATVYQPGCADVKCATAQVDAAKKVASMADAVVLVMGTDQSIEAESLDRVDITLPGQQKLLINSVAEVSKGPVILVLMTGGGVDVQFAKDNPNITSILWVGFPGEAGGAAIADVIFGLYNPGGKLPMTWYPQSYVDQVNMTNMNMRPDPETGYPGRTYRFYKGDTVFSFGDGLSYSQFSHSSVKAPQLISVQLQEDHECHSSTCKSINAVEDTCKNVAFDIHVRVKNTGKTSGSHTVFLFSTPPEVHNSPQKHLLDFQKLHLTPQGEELVRFSVDVCKHLSLVDENGNRKVALGQHVLHVGNLTHTLNVRI, from the exons ATGGCCCCTGCAAGACACGTTTTTCCTCTCTGTTTCTACGTATTTTGCATCATTCTGTCAAATTCCAGGCTAACTTCGGGACAGAATAAACCCGTGTTCGCCTGCGATGTTTCGAGCAATCCGGGGCTGAAGAATTTCAGTTTCTGTGATTCGTCATTGGATATAAAAACCCGAGTGAGTGATCTGGTGAGCAGGCTGACATTGCAGGAGAAAATCGGGTGGCTTGTGAATGGTGCAAAGGGTGTCAGCAGGCTCGGAATCCCGAATTACCAGTGGTGGTCCGAGGCTTTACATGGAGTTTCCTACGTGGGACCGGGAACCAAGTTTTCGGGCCTGGTTCCTGGTGCCACCAGCTTCCCTCAGGTCATCCTCACTGCTGCAACATTCAATGAATCCCTCTTTGAAACCATTGGAAAG GTGGTCTCAACTGAGGCAAGAGCGATGTACAACGTTGGATTAGCCGGATTGACGTTTTGGTCCCCAAACATCAACATTTTCCGGGACCCCAGATGGGGACGGGGCCAAGAAACCCCGGGAGAAGACCCTGTACTTTCGAGCAAATATGGAGCAGGATATGTTCGAGGTCTGCAGCAAAGAGATGATGGTGATAAAGAAAGACTCAAAGTTGCTGCTTGCTGTAAACACTACACAGCTTATGATCTTGATAATTGGAAAGGGTTCCAAAGATACAATTTTGATGCTGTG GTGACCAAGCAAGATATGGATGATACGTTCCAGCCCCCGTTCAAGAGCTGTGTTCTTGATGGAAATGTTGCAAGTGTGATGTGTTCCTATAATCAAGTTAatggcaagccaacttgtggtgATCCTGATCTGTTAGCTGGCGTGATTCGAGGCCAATGGAATCTGAATGG GTACATTGTTACAGATTGTGATTCTTTGAATGAGATGTTTTATACTCAAAAGTACACCAAAACCCCCGAAGAAACAGCTGCTTTGTCTGTGAACTCAG GCGTAGATCTTAACTGTGGAGATTTCTTGAGCAGTTTCGCACTAGGTGCGGTGACTAAGGGACTACTTAACGAGACAGTGATCGACAGAGCCATGTCTAACAATTTTGCGACGATGATGAGATTAGGATTCTTTGATGGTGATCCTAGTAAACAGATATATGGAAATCTTGGTCCAAAGGACGTCTGTACGGAGGCGAACCAAGAACTTGCACGTGAAGTTGCGCGACAAGGGATCGTTTTGCTCAAGAACACGGAGGGGTCGTTGCCCTTATCTGCCACTTCCATCCAGAACTTGGCAGTAATTGGTCCTAACTCGAATGCAACTCACACCATGCTCGGAAATTACGAAG GCACTCCGTGCAAGTACACAAGTCCACTGAAGGGTCTTGCAGCCTTGGTTGCAACAGTGTATCAGCCTGGTTGTGCAGATGTGAAGTGTGCTACTGCTCAAGTAGACGCGGCCAAGAAAGTAGCATCAATGGCTGATGCTGTTGTTTTGGTGATGGGCACGGATCAATCTATTGAGGCAGAAAGTCTCGATAGAGTCGACATTACTCTTCCAGGGCAGCAGAAACTTTTGATAAACTCGGTTGCAGAAGTATCGAAAGGACCTGTGATTCTAGTCTTAATGACCGGTGGAGGTGTGGATGTGCAGTTCGCTAAAGATAATCCTAATATTACGAGCATTCTTTGGGTAGGTTTCCCAGGAGAAGCCGGAGGAGCAGCAATCGCAGATGTAATCTTCGGATTATATAATCCAG GAGGTAAACTACCAATGACTTGGTACCCACAATCATATGTAGACCAAGTTAATATGACAAACATGAACATGAGACCGGACCCCGAGACCGGATACCCCGGTAGAACATATCGTTTCTACAAGGGCGACACGGTTTTCTCATTCGGGGACGGTCTAAGTTACTCTCAATTCTCTCACAGCTCAGTGAAAGCTCCACAGCTCATTTCCGTGCAATTGCAAGAAGATCACGAGTGTCATTCATCCACATGCAAGTCCATCAATGCGGTGGAAGACACTTGCAAGAATGTAGCATTCGACATTCACGTGAGAGTAAAAAACACAGGAAAAACGAGTGGAAGCCACACCGTTTTCTTGTTTTCGACCCCTCCAGAAGTTCACAATTCACCTCAGAAACACTTACTAGACTTTCAAAAGCTGCACTTGACACCACAGGGGGAAGAGTTGGTTCGATTCAGCGTCGATGTTTGCAAGCATTTGAGCCTGGTGGATGAAAATGGCAATCGAAAGGTGGCGCTGGGGCAGCATGTGCTTCACGTTGGAAACTTGACACACACATTGAATGTGAGGATTTGA